One Oryza glaberrima chromosome 11, OglaRS2, whole genome shotgun sequence genomic region harbors:
- the LOC127754946 gene encoding disease resistance protein RGA4-like: MESAAASALLKSVMGRLFMALEKEYSKHKGLAQETHSLQQDLRMIAAAMDDQLRVLGRNDARNAVARLHTEEMLDLSHDIEDCVDRFLHRLTCNNHKRGSGSNGAGPGASSMVRRMAHELSKVQSRSSFAEEIQKLKRRIREAHQRVMDIKSIVDVIAGGQPTTGAMSSSATAPCRNTCNPVGIGEPVEELLSLLDEVEGEPEQMRVISVVGFGGLGKTTLARAVYDSPGAKGKFSHRAWVTIGTSPERDSGILHALLQQVLPKDAIGVDGQHDLEALLKEYLKDKRYLIVMDDINMEQWSIIRSTFVDNGTSSRIILTTTIQSVANMCSHGNGYVYKMNTLGEEDSKTLTFPGFRSPELEQGSESLLGKCDGLPLALVSVSDYLKSSSEPTGELCAKLCRNLGSHLKERDGHYSFSELRKVLLDSYDSFSGYALSCLLYLGIFPNNRPLKKKVVIRRWLAEGYARSDSLRREEDIADENFSKLIDQNIVQPVDTRNNSEVKTCKTHGIMHEFLLNKSLSQIFIAKSSRDHPRLGINTNARHLSVHAGELTESVESDEELSRVRSLTIFGDAGHAICYVRKCKLIRVLDLQECNDLDDEHLKYICKLWHLKYLSFGSNISELPRSIEGLHCLETLDLRRTEKKFLPIEAIMLPHLAHLFGKFMLHRDDVNSVNKMTKLQKFFSSKKSNLQTLAGFITDESKGFLQHIGHMKKLRKVKIWFKHVAGSSNYIADLSQAIQEFTKAPIDRDIDRSLSLDSEECPENFLSSLDLKTCSEGSKYALRSLKLNGELHRLPPFVTLLSSLTELCISSATLTQGHLSALINLNRLLYLKLVAYKLVNFEIKHGAFPSLRRLCFVVKSVTSALPTIEHGALPNLISLQLLCQGLVGLSGIEIKHMKYLKEVTINSGVAIQWEQAAKNHPNRPKILILRKVNPMESEEPERPCAIREQREISVAQTTSLDDGLDSSLNKMRLSKPSSSRLQVFVHPVVITATEAAPQSSLANL; the protein is encoded by the exons atggagtcggcggcggcgagcgcactCTTGAAGAGCGTGATGGGGAGGCTGTTCATGGCGCTGGAGAAGGAGTACAGCAAGCACAAGGGCCTCGCCCAAGAAACCCACTCTCTGCAGCAGGACCTCCGCatgatcgccgccgccatggacgaccAGCTCCGTGTCCTGGGGAGGAACGACGCCCGGAACGCCGTCGCGCGGCTCCACACCGAGGAGATGCTTGATCTTTCGCACGACATTGAGGACTGCGTCGACCGCTTCTTGCACCGCCTCACCTGCAATAACCACaagcgcggcagcggcagcaatgGCGCCGGACCCGGAGCGTCGTCCATGGTGCGCCGGATGGCTCACGAGCTCAGCAAGGTCCAGAGCCGGTCAAGCTTCGCCGAAGAGATCCAGAAGCTCAAGAGGCGCATCAGGGAGGCGCACCAGCGTGTCATGGACATCAAATCTATTGTGGATGTCATCGCCGGAGGCCAACCCACCACAGGTGCCATGAGTTCGTCGGCAACAGCGCCATGCCGGAATACATGCAACCCAGTGGGCATAGGAGAGCCCGTGGAGGAGCTCCTCTCGCTGCTGGACGAGGTGGAGGGCGAGCCAGaacagatgagggtcatctcTGTCGTTGGGTTTGGCGGATTGGGGAAGACCACTCTTGCCAGGGCGGTCTATGATAGCCCTGGCGCAAAGGGCAAATTCTCCCACCGTGCATGGGTCACCATCGGTACCTCTCCGGAGAGAGACAGTGGGATCCTGCATGCTCTACTCCAGCAAGTTCTTCCCAAAGACGCCATTGGTGTTGATGGGCAACATGACCTTGAAGCCTTGCTCAAAGAATACCTCAAGGACAAGAG GTATTTAATTGTTATGGATGACATCAATATGGAACAATGGAGCATCATAAGATCAACATTTGTAGACAACGGTACAAGCAGCAGGATAATACTGACCACAACCATTCAGTCAGTAGCAAATATGTGCAGCCATGGCAATGGTTATGTGTATAAAATGAACACACTTGGTGAAGAAGACTCTAAAACACTAACATTTCCAGGGTTTAGATCACCTGAATTGGAGCAAGGTTCAGAATCATTATTAGGGAAATGCGATGGCCTTCCTCTTGCTCTGGTCAGTGTTTCTGATTATCTGAAGAGCTCAAGTGAGCCCACAGGAGAGCTATGTGCTAAGCTGTGCCGCAACCTTGGATCTCATCTGAAAGAACGGGATGGCCATTACAGCTTTTCAGAACTCAGGAAGGTGCTCCTTGACAGCTATGACAGTTTTTCTGGCTATGCTCTGAGCTGCTTGCTGTATCTTGGTATATTCCCCAACAATCGTCCTCTCAAGAAGAAAGTTGTAATCAGACGGTGGTTAGCCGAAGGATATGCACGAAGTGACTCTCTTCGTAGAGAAGAGGATATTGCAGATGAGAATTTCAGTAAGCTTATTGACCAGAATATCGTTCAGCCTGTTGACACAAGAAACAATTCTGAAGTAAAAACGTGCAAAACTCATGGAATTATGCATGAATTTTTGCTGAACAAGTCCTTGTCACAGATATTCATCGCGAAATCATCTCGTGATCATCCAAGGCTAGGTATCAATACTAATGCACGCCACCTTTCTGTTCATGCTGGTGAACTGACAGAGAGCGTGGAATCTGATGAAGAATTATCTCGTGTACGATCTCTGACAATCTTTGGGGATGCAGGACATGCAATTTGCTATGTTCGTAAATGCAAATTGATACGAGTCTTGGATCTACAAGAATGCAATGATTTGGATGATGAACACCTGAAATACATATGCAAACTATGGCATCTGAAATACCTGAGCTTTGGGAGCAATATCAGTGAGCTTCCAAGGAGCATTGAAGGACTTCATTGTTTAGAGACACTGGATTTAAGGAGAACCGAGAAAAAGTTTTTGCCCATTGAAGCAATCATGCTGCCCCACTTAGCTCACCTTTTTGGAAAGTTTATGCTTCATAGAGATGATGTGAATAGTGTGAACAAGATGACTAAACTACAAAAATTCTTCTCTTCCAAAAAGAGCAATTTGCAAACTTTAGCAGGATTTATCACTGACGAAAGCAAAGGTTTTCTGCAACATATTGGTCATATGAAAAAGCTGAGGAAGGTTAAGATATGGTTCAAACATGTTGCAGGTAGCAGTAATTACATAGCTGATCTTTCACAGGCCATTCAGGAATTCACCAAGGCTCCCATTGATAGGGATATTGACCGTTCTCTCTCACTTGATTCCGAAGAATGTCCTGAAAATTTTCTGAGTTCGCTTGATTTGAAGACATGCTCTGAAGGTTCCAAATATGCCCTGAGGTCACTAAAATTGAATGGAGAACTTCACCGGTTGCCACCATTTGTTACTTTGCTGTCAAGTCTCACGGAGCTTTGCATTTCGTCAGCTACGTTAACACAAGGTCATCTATCAGCACTGATCAATCTAAACAGACTGCTCTACCTCAAACTGGTTGCATATAAGCTAGTGAATTTCGAAATAAAACATGGAGCATTCCCGAGCTTGCGACGCCTGTGCTTTGTGGTGAAAAGTGTCACCTCTGCTCTGCCAACAATCGAGCATGGAGCTCTCCCAAATCTCATCTCACTTCAGCTGCTCTGTCAAGGTCTAGTTGGTCTTTCTGGCATCGAGATCAAACACATGAAATATCTCAAGGAAGTCACGATTAACTCTGGAGTGGCTATACAATGGGAACAGGCAGCAAAGAACCACCCGAATAGGCCTAAAATTTTGATCCTCAGAAAGGTTAATCCAATGGAAAGCGAGGAACCAGAAAGACCTTGTGCCATAAGGGAGCAGAGAGAAATTTCTGTAGCTCAAACGACAAGTTTAGATGATGGACTGGACTCTAGCCTCAATAAGATGAGACTTTCAAAGCCTTCTTCTTCACGGCTTCAGGTTTTCGTTCATCCGGTGGTGATAACGGCCACTGAGGCAGCCCCCCAGTCTTCCTTGGCAAATCTCTAG